The DNA sequence TCTTCGGCGATTCGGAATGGACCAACAACACGGCGAACTTCTCCAATGTGGTGCGCGTGGTGGGTGCCTTTTGCCAAGGCGCGGGAGCAGCCACCACCACGTCGACACCCCGCGCCTATCACTGCTGTCTCACCCGTTGACCGAGGACATCCGCTCGAACAGGCGGATGAACTCTCCGGTGACACGCGGCCAGGTGAATCGCTCATCCACCCGCCGGCGCGACGCAAGGCCCATCGCCGTGATCGCTTGTGGAGGCAGCGCGATCAACTCCACCACGGCGGTGTATAGCGCCTCCGCATCGCCTGGCGGCAGCAGCCTTCCGTTCGCGGCGTCGACCAGTTCCGCGGTGGCGCCCACATCGCTCACCAGCACCGGCTTGCCACGCGCCATGGCTTCCAGCACCACGGTGGGCATCCCCTCGAAACGCGTGGGCAGCACGAGGATATCGCTGGAGCGATAGAGCATGTCGAGCGCATCATCGTCCACACGCCCAAGCAAACGCACGTTGGCCGGTGGGCTTGAGCGCCTGTAATGCTCCAGCAGGGGGCCGTCGCCACAGAGTGAGAAATGCACACGGCCGGACTGCGCACCCGCATCAAGCCTGCGCGCCACCTCCATCAATACGTCAATGCCCTTGTTGAAGGCGAAGCGGCCCACGAAGAGCAGTTCCAACGGTCGGTTCCCATCCCATGTGGGAACGGGCGCGTCGGTCGGCATTTCCACCGCGTTGGGCAGCACGTGCACCACGCATCCGGAGCCGATGACCTGCTTCTCCAAGATGCGGGTGAGTCCACCCCCGAGCGAGACGCAACCGCGCGCATGGCGCAGGATGTGACGCAGCACCAGGCGGAAAGGAAGTCCCATGGCCCGCTCCCGGAAGGTGATCCCCTGGAACATCTCCAATCCATGTGGATGCACCAGGAGCTTTGATGAGAAGCGGCCGATGTCCTTCCACACGCAGAAGCCCTGGGACAGGATCACATCGGGTGCGATGCCATCCAGGGCTTCCGCCACCCTGCCGCTGTATCGCCAGAGTTCACGCAGATAGAGCCGGTCGGTGCGGATGGGGCCGATGCGCACCTCCTGGATGCCGAGGGCCTCGTCGAACACCCGCAAGGCATGCGGATGCAGCACGGTGAGCCGCACCTTGCCCGAAAGGGCGAGATGCTCGGCCAGCAGGCGCGAATGGCGTTGCATGCCACCCATCGCATGGGGAAAGACACCGTCCGTGCATAGCGCCACATGGATCATCGTCGCACCGCGTGTGTCATTCGCCCATCGGGGCCTGTGCCCATCCGGGCCGGTCGTTCAGTGTAATTCGATCTCCTCGCGGAGCAAGGTGGCCACGCCTTCGTCAATGCCCCACTGCGGCTCCCAACCGGTCGCGCTCTTCAGCTTGGTCACATCGGCCAGCAAATGCATGCGTTCCACCTTCCGCACCCGCGCGGGGTCCACCTCGATGGTCAGGGCCTCTCCCAGTTGACGTTCGAAGGCGGCCACGATCTCTCGCACACTGTACTCGATACCCCGACCGATGTTGAATACTTCACAGCCCTTGATGCCGGCCGCCAGCAGGGCGGTCATCGCGCGCGCCATGTCGCCGGTATGGATGAAATCGCGCTTGGGGTCGAGGTTGCCCAGGCGCAGGGTACGCGATCCGGAAAGCACCTGCCGCTGGATCTCC is a window from the Flavobacteriales bacterium genome containing:
- a CDS encoding glycosyltransferase family 4 protein; the encoded protein is MQRHSRLLAEHLALSGKVRLTVLHPHALRVFDEALGIQEVRIGPIRTDRLYLRELWRYSGRVAEALDGIAPDVILSQGFCVWKDIGRFSSKLLVHPHGLEMFQGITFRERAMGLPFRLVLRHILRHARGCVSLGGGLTRILEKQVIGSGCVVHVLPNAVEMPTDAPVPTWDGNRPLELLFVGRFAFNKGIDVLMEVARRLDAGAQSGRVHFSLCGDGPLLEHYRRSSPPANVRLLGRVDDDALDMLYRSSDILVLPTRFEGMPTVVLEAMARGKPVLVSDVGATAELVDAANGRLLPPGDAEALYTAVVELIALPPQAITAMGLASRRRVDERFTWPRVTGEFIRLFERMSSVNG